Proteins from a single region of Bdellovibrio svalbardensis:
- a CDS encoding ASCH domain-containing protein, giving the protein MATSTTYNALSIVYPNGTRIADGSKTIEVRSWKPPEGFKGDLLIVENYHYLREDGITDPHGKPVALVKIKNVRPFMAGDMLAACATKWVPGYYSWELEDIRPITSTETVMAARNIYTVKATLTE; this is encoded by the coding sequence ACCTACAATGCTTTGTCTATAGTTTACCCAAATGGCACCCGCATCGCAGACGGCTCCAAAACCATCGAAGTCCGTTCCTGGAAACCTCCAGAAGGCTTTAAAGGCGACCTCTTGATCGTTGAGAATTATCACTACTTACGTGAAGACGGCATCACAGATCCTCACGGCAAGCCCGTAGCGCTCGTTAAAATCAAAAACGTTAGACCATTCATGGCGGGCGATATGTTGGCAGCTTGTGCGACCAAATGGGTTCCGGGCTATTATTCTTGGGAGCTTGAAGATATCAGGCCCATTACCTCAACAGAAACCGTAATGGCCGCCAGGAATATTTATACTGTGAAAGCTACGCTTACAGAGTGA